Part of the Gemmatimonas sp. genome is shown below.
ACCTGATAGGCATCATGCTCGGCCATGTCGCGGAACAGCAGGACCAGCGCCCACGTGTACGTGCGGTCGATCACGGGGCGGTCGGTGGACGCCGGCGTGCCGATGTAGCACCCCTGGGAGGGGATGGCGGACAGCGCCTGGAGGTTGCGCTCGAAGCTGGCGCGCTCGTCTTCGGACAGATCCGGGCGCAACCAGAAGTACACGGCGTGAACGAGCATGGGCATGGGGCTGGAGAGAGTGACAACGGACCTCCCAAGCTCACCGGCACGCCCCTCCCCCCGCAACCGCCACCCTACCAGCCGCGCACCACGTCCCGCACCGCATCGACGAACGCCCGCGCCTCGGTCGAGGGTACGGCGCCGCGCCGCCACACGGCGACCACCTCGCGCTGCAAGTCATGATCGACGAGCGGGACATATACGCACTGCGGCGTGTTGTGCCGGGTGGCTGCCATGGCCGGCACGATGGAGACCCCAACATCGGCGCCCACGAGTTCGAGCACCGTGGCCAACTGCGCGCTTCGGCAGACCACCGACGGCCTGACCTGCCGGCTCGAACAGAAGCCGGCCACCTGTTCGCCCAGGCAGTGCGCCGGGTCGAGCGTCACCGCCGGCGCATCGTGCAGCTGGGCCAGGGTGATCCGGCCGGCGCGGGCCGCTGGATGCGACGCCGGCACCGCCACCACCAGAGCGTCGGAGCCCAACGACTCGGTGTCGAGATGGTCGAACGCGTACGGGAGCGCCGCGATCACCAGATCCAGCGTGCCCTCGAGCAGCAGGCGCGCCAGGACCGCGCTGTAGTCCTCACGCAGCTCCACGGTGGTGGTGGCGTGATGGGCATGGAAGCGGCGCAGGGCGCCCGGCAGCACATAGGGGGCGACCGTGGGAATGGCCCCCACGTACAGCATCCCGCCCCCACTGGCACCTTCCCGCCGCACCGCTTCGGCGGTGGCCCGCATCTCGTCGAGCAGCCGTCGGGCGCGTGGATACAACGTGCGGCCGGCGTCGGTCATGTTCACCCCCCGACCATGGCGGGCAAACAGGACCGCCCCGAGCTGCGCTTCCAGCCGCTGGATCTGCCCGGTGAGCGACGGCTGCGAAACGCCCAGCACCCCGGCCGCCCGACTGAGGCTCCCGGCATCGGCCGTCTCCACGAACGCCCGCAAGAGATCGATGTCCATGAAGAGCTATCATACTTGGCTATGGGAATTATAGGAATACTCCCATTGCTGCCTATAATTGGACCCTCTAGTCTTCCTGACAATGTACCCGTGCGTACGGGGCCCCTCCGCACGCACGCCGCTGCTACGCATTTCCACCCCTCCGTTCGGAGAGAGCACGATGGAAGGACATTCCGCTGGAAACGGGGGCAAGTGCCCCGTGATGCACGGCGCGACGGCCACCACGGCCACGCCTGCCCCGGTCGGTCGCACCAACCGCGACTGGTGGCCGAACGCCCTCAACGTGGGCATCCTGCGCCAGCACTCGTCGCTCTCCAATCCGCTGCCGGGCTACAAGTACGCCGACGCCCTTAAGGGGCTCGACGTCGAGGCGCTCAAGGCCGATCTCGTGGCGCTGCAAACGGACTCCAAGGACTGGTGGCCGGCCGACTACGGCCACTACGGTCCCTTCTTCGTGCGCATGGCGTGGCACAGCGCGGGCACCTACCGCACGGCCGACGGCCGCGGTGGCGCCGGTAGCGGCACGCAGCGCTTCGCCCCGCTCAACAGCTGGCCCGACAACGGCAATCTCGACAAGGCGCGTCGCCTGCTGTGGCCCATCAAGCAGAAGTACGGCAACACGATCTCGTGGGCCGACCTGTTCATTCTCGCCGCCGACATCGGCATGGAAACGATGGGCTTCAAGCCCTTCGGCTTCAGCTTCGGCCGTGAGGACGTGTGGGAGCCCGAGCAGGACATCTACTGGGGCAGCGAAGGTGAGTGGCTCGCCACCAGCGAGAAGGAACACAGCCGCTACAGTGGCGATCGTGAGCTCGAGAATCCGCTTGCGGCCGTGCAGATGGGGCTCATCTACGTGAACCCGGAAGGCCCGGACGGCGTTGCCGATCCGATGGCCTCGGCGCGCGACATTCGCGAAACGTTCGCGCGCATGGCGATGAACGACGAAGAGACCGTGGCGCTCGTGGCCGGCGGCCACACCTTCGGTAAGATGCACGGCGCGGGCGATACGGCGCTCGTGGGTCCGGAGCCGGAAGGCGCGCCGATCGAAGCGATGGGCTTCGGTTGGCTCAACAGCTTCGGCACCGGCAAGGGCGCGCACACCACTACGTCCGGTCTCGAAGGTGCGTGGACGCCCAACCCCACCAAGTGGGACAACGGCTACTTCGACACGCTCTTCGGCTTCGAGTGGGAGCTCACCAAGAGCCCGGCCGGCGCGCAGATCTGGGAGCCCACCGACAAGGAGGCGTCGCTCGTGGTGCCCGATGCGCACGACGCGACCAAGAAGGTGCGTCCGGCCATGAGCACCGCCGACATCGCGCTACGCACCGACCCCAAGTACCTCGAGATCTCCAAGCGTTTCCACGCGAACCCGCAGGAGTTCCACGACGCGTTCGCGCGCGCCTGGTTCAAGCTCACGCACCGCGACATGGGCCCCAAGACGCGCTACGTGGGTCCGTGGATTCCGCAGGAAGAGCTGCTGTGGCAGGACCCGATCCCGGCGTGCGATCACCCGGTCATCGACGCGGCCGACGTCGCGGCGCTCAAGGGCAAGATCCTCACCAGCGGCCTGCCGATCGCGCAGCTCGTGTACGTGGCGTGGTCGTCGGCCAGCACCTTCCGCGGCAGCGACAAGCGCGGTGGCGCCAACGGCGCGCGCATCCGCCTCGAGCCGGCGAAGCAGTGGGATGTGAACCAGCCCGCGAAGCTTACCCGCGTGCTCGACATCTACGAGACCATCCAGAAGGAATTCAACGCCTCGGCCACCGGCGGCAAGCAGGTGTCGCTCGCCGATCTGATCGTGCTGGGCGGGGCCGCCGCCATCGAGGCCGCGGCGAAAAAGGCGGGCTTCGGCATCACGGTGCCGTTCACGCCCGGCCGTATGGATGCGTCGCAGGAGCAGACCGACGCGCATTCGTACGCCGTGCTCGAGCCGCAGGCCGATGGCTTCCGCAACTACCAGAAGACGGTGTTCCGCAAGCCGGCCGAAGAACTGCTCGTGGACAAGGCGCAGCTGCTGGGGCTAACGGCGCCGGAAATGACGGTGCTGGTGGGTGGCATGCGTGCGCTTGGCGCCAACTACGGCGCCACGAAGCACGGCGTGCTTACCGACCGTCCGGAAACGCTCTCGAATGATTTCTTCGTGAACCTGCTCAGCATGGACACGAAGTGGACGCCCATGGCCGGCAGCACGGAAGTGTTCGAAGGGCGTGACCGCATGACCGGCGATGTGAAGTACACCGCCACGCGCGTGGACCTCATCTTCGGTTCGCACAGCGAGCTGCGTGCCGTGGCCGAGGTGTATGGGCAGCACGACAACCAGGAGAAGTTCGTCCACGACTTCGTGGCCGCCTGGAACAAGGTCATGAACGCCGACCGCTTCGACCTCGCGTAAGGGGCCGGGCACGGGCACAACGCAGCGGGGCACGCCGGATCGGCGTGCCCCGCTGCATATCCGCCTCCTGCGACGTTCGACCGGCGCTACGGCTGCCCGCCGCGAAACTGCTTCACCGCCGCGTTCACCTTGAAGTCGATCGCGATCTTGCCGATCTCCGCACTGGCCTTGGTGGGGTCACCCTGCACACCGGCGTCGGGGCTGCCACCGTTGAGCGCCAGCTTGTCCTTACGAATGCCCTGCGCGAACACGTACAGCAGCTGCGACGTGTCGCTGGTACCGGCGTGCGAGCCCACCACCTGCTCGCTCCAGCCGTACGTCTTGTTGAGGTAGTCGCGAATGAGCAGGCGCCCCTGCTCGTAGTAATCGGTGAGGGCGTGCACCCGCACACCGCTCCCCGCCCATTCGGCATTGAGCGCCTTCGCGATGTTCGTCATGCCGCGCTGATTGGGGCCGCTGTCGCCAATGAGAATGATGTCGGTGAAGCCGTGCTCCTTGAGCGAGCGCACCGCGGCATCGAGCACCTTTTCGTAGGCAGGGTCGGGCAGCGAGATCACGCCGGGCTTGTCACCCCAGTTGGGGCGGTTGTAGTCGCCCTCGGGTACGTACTGCAGCGTAGGGGCGATCAGCGCGTTGCCCAACCGCTGCGCGAGCACGCCCGCCGCGAAGGTCACGATGTAATTGTGCTTCCCCATCACCATGTGCGGGCCGTTCTGCTCGGTGCCGCCGGTGGGGATGATCGCCACCTTCTTGCCACCGGCAATCGCGTCGCGGATTTCCGTCCACGTCATGGATTCCATGTACGGCGCGGCGTACGGATCGGGGCGATCCTGTGCGGGCAGGGGCGTCCCCACGAGCGGCGCAGCGAGTGCCAGTGCCGCCGTCGCGGCCGTGCGCACCGCGCGATGCACGATCGACCTCATCACTTGCTTCCTCCCGCCCGCAGCGTGCGGATCTGATTGAGTGCGTTGTCGATCTTGATCTTGAGCAGTTCGGCGCCGAGTTCGGCGCTCGCCTTGGTGGGATCGCCGTTCACCCCGCTGTCGGGTGCACCGCCGTTGCGCGCGAAGCGCTCCGTGCGCACCAGTTTGGGATTCACGTACAGCAACTCCGACGTGTCGAGCATCCCGGCGTGGCTGCCGATGTCCTCGTCGGTATAGCCCTTGGCGCGCAGCATCACACGCATGTCTTCGCCGGCCTTCGTGTAGTAGTCGCCGATGGCCATCGCACGCGCACTGCCGCCCCACTCGGCGTTCAGCTGATCGGCGGCCTTTTGCATGCCGCGCTGATTGCCGCCGCTGTCACCGATGTAGATGATCTGCGCGAAGCCACCGTTCTTGAGCGAGCGCCCGGCGTGCACGAGCAGCTCCACGAATCGGTCTTCGGGGAGCGTGATGGTGCCGGGCTTGGTCATGTGCCCGCGCGGCGGATCCCAGCTGCCTTCGGGCACATACGTGACGATGGGTGCAACCAGGGCATCGCCGAGCGCGCGGGCGATGCGCTCGGTGGTGTGCGTGAGCACCCACTTGTGCTCACCATCCACCATGTGCGGCCCCTTCTGCTCCTGGCCCGCCGTGCCGATGATGACCGAACGGGTACCGGCCTGGATGCGGTCGCGGATTTCGGTCCAGGTGAGTTCGTCGATGAAGACGGGGGGCGCCGGCTTCATGGAGGCGGCCTGCGCCACGAGGGCATCGGGCGTCGCCACGAATAGCGCAGTGGCGGCCGCCAGCAGCAGCGGAGAGTATCGAACGGGGCGCATTAGGCTCGGGAGGGAGGAGCGTGGCGGCAGCTTCGACGGACGATCGCCGACGAACTTCGCGTGCGGGCGCGCCGTCGGCAACCCAGCGCCATAGCGCGTGTCGCCACGGCCGAACTGACCATGGGAGAACACGAGAAAGGGAGAAGGGGAGGATGTGCTCCCGTTCTCCCTTTCTCCTGTTGTCAGTTCAACCCGGACCCCGACCCAACCCGACCCGCCGCCTACGCGCTGCCTACGGGAACCGGGACCGAGTTGAGGCCGCCAAAGCGCCGGTCGCGCTTCACGAAATCGGCAAAGACCGCATCGAGATCCGACGTGGTGAGGTCGGGGAACAGCGCATCGATGAAGGCGAGCTCCGCGTACGCGCACTCCCACAGCAGAAAGTCGGACAGACGCCGTTCACCACCGGTGCGCAGCAGCAGATCCACATTGGGGAGCAGCGGGTCGGCCGGCCATTCCTGCCCTTCGGCCTGCGCCCGTGCGAATGCTTCCTGGAGCGCCGCCTTGCTGGAGTAGTCGATGGCCACACGCAGGTGCATGCGCGTACACTGGGCAGTGCGTGCCTCGACATCCTCCATCTTGGCCACGAGCGCCGTCGGCAGCCGGTCACGACGCCCAATGATGGAGAGACGAATGCCGTTCGCCCGCAGCTCGGCGAGCTGCCGGTCGAGGTGCGATGCGAACAGGTCCATGAGGAAGCCCACTTCCTCGCGCGGACGCTTCCAGTTGTCGCTCGAGAAGGCGTACAGCGTGAGATGCTGCACGCCGGCGCGGGCGCAGTGCGCCACGATCTCGCGTGCCGTCTGCGCGCCGCGGGCATGCCCCATCCACCGGGGACGCCCGCGTTTGGCAGCCCATCGCCCATTGCCGTCCATGATGACGGCGAGGTGCCCGGGCGCACCGGCATGGGGAGCAAGGCTCACGCGCCCCCCACGCGCCGGATCAGCGCTTCCATGTGAGCGAGGTAGCGCTCCAGCGCCTGGCGCCCTTCGCCGGTGAGTCGATACTCGGTACGCGGCACACGGCCGTCGAAGCTCTTGGTACAGGTCACGTAGCCGGCGTCCTCGAGTTTGCGGGCATGCACCGACACGTTGCCATCGGACGTGTCGAGCAGGGTGCGCAGATCAGTGAAAGTGAGCGAATCATGCACCGCCAGCGCGCTGACGATGGCGAGACGAATGCGCTCGTGAATCAGTCGGTCGAGCGCCATCGGCAAGGCAGGGTCCCCTGTCACGGCCGTCAAGGTAGGCCGTGCCTCGGAAAGACGATCACCAGCCGGTGACGTTTCGGCCCTGAACGCGTTGCCATGTCGTTTACCCACCGTAGTGCCTCGCGATGCGCATACCGAACCCGATCTGCAGCAGGCCGAAGCCCAGGGCCATCATGAGATTGCCATTGGCCATGGGGAGCAGCAGCGCGATGACGCCGAGGACGAGGAACCCCACGCCCATGAGCGGCACCGCCCGAATGGAGTGCGCGCCTGCGGTCGTGACGCCCACGC
Proteins encoded:
- a CDS encoding Dabb family protein, with amino-acid sequence MPMLVHAVYFWLRPDLSEDERASFERNLQALSAIPSQGCYIGTPASTDRPVIDRTYTWALVLLFRDMAEHDAYQVHPAHQQFVAENKSRWSRVQIYDSE
- a CDS encoding LysR family transcriptional regulator: MDIDLLRAFVETADAGSLSRAAGVLGVSQPSLTGQIQRLEAQLGAVLFARHGRGVNMTDAGRTLYPRARRLLDEMRATAEAVRREGASGGGMLYVGAIPTVAPYVLPGALRRFHAHHATTTVELREDYSAVLARLLLEGTLDLVIAALPYAFDHLDTESLGSDALVVAVPASHPAARAGRITLAQLHDAPAVTLDPAHCLGEQVAGFCSSRQVRPSVVCRSAQLATVLELVGADVGVSIVPAMAATRHNTPQCVYVPLVDHDLQREVVAVWRRGAVPSTEARAFVDAVRDVVRGW
- the katG gene encoding catalase/peroxidase HPI; the protein is MEGHSAGNGGKCPVMHGATATTATPAPVGRTNRDWWPNALNVGILRQHSSLSNPLPGYKYADALKGLDVEALKADLVALQTDSKDWWPADYGHYGPFFVRMAWHSAGTYRTADGRGGAGSGTQRFAPLNSWPDNGNLDKARRLLWPIKQKYGNTISWADLFILAADIGMETMGFKPFGFSFGREDVWEPEQDIYWGSEGEWLATSEKEHSRYSGDRELENPLAAVQMGLIYVNPEGPDGVADPMASARDIRETFARMAMNDEETVALVAGGHTFGKMHGAGDTALVGPEPEGAPIEAMGFGWLNSFGTGKGAHTTTSGLEGAWTPNPTKWDNGYFDTLFGFEWELTKSPAGAQIWEPTDKEASLVVPDAHDATKKVRPAMSTADIALRTDPKYLEISKRFHANPQEFHDAFARAWFKLTHRDMGPKTRYVGPWIPQEELLWQDPIPACDHPVIDAADVAALKGKILTSGLPIAQLVYVAWSSASTFRGSDKRGGANGARIRLEPAKQWDVNQPAKLTRVLDIYETIQKEFNASATGGKQVSLADLIVLGGAAAIEAAAKKAGFGITVPFTPGRMDASQEQTDAHSYAVLEPQADGFRNYQKTVFRKPAEELLVDKAQLLGLTAPEMTVLVGGMRALGANYGATKHGVLTDRPETLSNDFFVNLLSMDTKWTPMAGSTEVFEGRDRMTGDVKYTATRVDLIFGSHSELRAVAEVYGQHDNQEKFVHDFVAAWNKVMNADRFDLA
- a CDS encoding creatininase family protein, producing MRSIVHRAVRTAATAALALAAPLVGTPLPAQDRPDPYAAPYMESMTWTEIRDAIAGGKKVAIIPTGGTEQNGPHMVMGKHNYIVTFAAGVLAQRLGNALIAPTLQYVPEGDYNRPNWGDKPGVISLPDPAYEKVLDAAVRSLKEHGFTDIILIGDSGPNQRGMTNIAKALNAEWAGSGVRVHALTDYYEQGRLLIRDYLNKTYGWSEQVVGSHAGTSDTSQLLYVFAQGIRKDKLALNGGSPDAGVQGDPTKASAEIGKIAIDFKVNAAVKQFRGGQP
- a CDS encoding creatininase family protein is translated as MRPVRYSPLLLAAATALFVATPDALVAQAASMKPAPPVFIDELTWTEIRDRIQAGTRSVIIGTAGQEQKGPHMVDGEHKWVLTHTTERIARALGDALVAPIVTYVPEGSWDPPRGHMTKPGTITLPEDRFVELLVHAGRSLKNGGFAQIIYIGDSGGNQRGMQKAADQLNAEWGGSARAMAIGDYYTKAGEDMRVMLRAKGYTDEDIGSHAGMLDTSELLYVNPKLVRTERFARNGGAPDSGVNGDPTKASAELGAELLKIKIDNALNQIRTLRAGGSK
- the uppS gene encoding polyprenyl diphosphate synthase, whose product is MSLAPHAGAPGHLAVIMDGNGRWAAKRGRPRWMGHARGAQTAREIVAHCARAGVQHLTLYAFSSDNWKRPREEVGFLMDLFASHLDRQLAELRANGIRLSIIGRRDRLPTALVAKMEDVEARTAQCTRMHLRVAIDYSSKAALQEAFARAQAEGQEWPADPLLPNVDLLLRTGGERRLSDFLLWECAYAELAFIDALFPDLTTSDLDAVFADFVKRDRRFGGLNSVPVPVGSA
- a CDS encoding transcriptional regulator, which translates into the protein MTGDPALPMALDRLIHERIRLAIVSALAVHDSLTFTDLRTLLDTSDGNVSVHARKLEDAGYVTCTKSFDGRVPRTEYRLTGEGRQALERYLAHMEALIRRVGGA